The following DNA comes from Naumovozyma dairenensis CBS 421 chromosome 4, complete genome.
AAGGACTTGTCCAAAGGGATTGAATCCCGCCTACGCAATTGCacaaataaagaaacagTTGGCAACCTTTTAGTCTACAATCTCTCCCATCCTTTGTTCTTCCATCCCTTTTTCTACTTGGtgatattgaatatgataTCCGTTAGTATATAACACTCCTGCAACTTATTTATTCTGTTAATTATATCGTTTCTTCAGTTACACTATGATTACAAAATACACATATTTTCTAGCAATTTTATTTAGTGAATATATAGTTTTTTGACTATATTTTTaaccttcttcttgttaGTTTGGTAATTTGGTTTTTGCCGTTTTATTCGCTAGATTCCCTTTAAGTCAGTAGTTAGCGGACGCATACTTAAGGCGACTTAACGAAGGGATTGAAGACAATCCTTCAAGCTGTTATAAGATATAATAGATTACTTAACCAAACGATGATAAGTCATGAAGAGtataaacaacaattaaagAATCTTTATGAATCCACAGGCTTTCAAGAATGGGGAAAATGCAAACATATTCATCTATCTCCAAGTTATGATTGGCTATCAATCAACGCTGATTTCCCCTCTAACCCTAATATATCTCCAGAGCAGCAAGACTTCGCTCACCTcgaattgaaaattgttTATTCTGTTGTGTATAAAGAACCGCAATTGTTGTTGCGTGTCTGGAAATACGCTGTTGATGAAACCGGTATTACAGTTAAGGTTCCCGTTTTCCCACCGGACATTAAAGACTTTTTAAATCTTCCTGCTTGGATCCAAATTAACTTAGATATTCATTCCCATGATGGCCTTGCGGAAACATGGTACTTCATACATCCTTGCGACACTTCTGAAATTGTTGGTATGTGTCACCATGAGAAGTATCTAGAGCGATGGACTAGTACCTTTGTATCCAGTTTGCTACCGtaagatttattatatacGAGTCAAAAAGTGTTCACCAACCGTAGTGCAGTCCCccaatatatatgtgtgtgATAATGTAGTTGTAGCATAATAAAACTTTTCCCTGCTATTAATTACTATCTATATTTGCAGCTATATATCGATATAACTTTTACATATGGATAGATACCTTCCTATTATTGTCTATTTTATCCAGTTGTCACAATTGATGATGGAATGAACTAGTCGAAGCTGCTTGTACTTGCAGAATGAACTGCGTCTAAAGATGTCGTTTCTATTGATTCTTGTTCCTCTAAAATAGTGGGAATACCTGCATCAGTTCGCTCAACTCGATGCACAGATTTGAACTGAACAGCTTTTTCAGGcatatcttcttcatttactggtttcttctttttattgaatttattatcgCTAAGGGTACTCCTAATAGCAGAGATATTATCGTTGAGTTCATCTTCTCCATAAGAGAAACCACTTAGCTCGGATGTCGTTCGAGCCTTTGTTCTGTGGCTCCATCCTGGTCTTCTGAACCATAATTTTAATAGCATCTCTTTATATACAGCAAGGGGCCAATTAACAGGTGACTCATGACCTTGATAGATACAAACATCATATGCCAAACCGCCGGCTATTGCGCCTATGATGGGAGAAACTATGGGGACCCAGAagaaatgatgatgagcTACCCATAACATTTTTCTATCAAATCCAACTGCGTATAAAGCTAGTCTTGGTCCCAAATCTCTAGCCATATTCATTGCTGTACCTGTTTGATATGCTAAAGAAGCATTAATCatgaaaataagaataaacaTCATAAGGGGGAACAAATCTGAGGATAGACATGTATATGGATCAGTGATACCGAAGACACCAGCTTGAAGCATGGCACCACATAAGAATTCTGAAATAAATTGTCTTGAACTTGATAAATATGGTTTTGGAACCACACAAAACATTGATGCGACAGCCTCAGTTTTCCACCATTCTTCATATGTTTGTACAATGACTTCTttataataaatgaaaagaattaatgCACCACAAAATGCACCTAGTAATTGGGCACCGATATAAATAGGAACTTTTTGAGCAGGAAATcctctatatataaaatttgCAATTGTTATAGATGGATTTAAATGGGCACCTGATATGGCACTTCCACCAGCACAAAAATATCCCATGACCACTGCACCAGCCCATCCCAGGgcaatatcatcaaatgtACCGCCTGACACGGAGGACACGAGGTTTTCTAAtgtttgtattatttttatacttCCAGTATCAACGTCTGCATCGCCTTGTAATTCATTCAAGGCATCATTGAATTGTTtttgttgatattttcCAGCTGCAAGTACTTGACAAACAACAGCAGATCCATAAATTATCATGACCATTGTTCCCATGAATTCCGCTAGAAATTCCTTCAAATAACTGTTTTTAACAATAGACCATCGGTTAATTGGATGATACGTTGAAGGTAAGACTGTTGGAGTTTGAGGATTTTGGTATAACGTTTTGGGTTTAACTATAATAGGTacattattcttttcatgagcatcatcataatcttGAATTGCTGACCTATTAGTATTTGTACGCgaaatatttacattgccatcattgttattaatagTATTAGTTGTATTGCTTGATCTTCTTACCCTCAACTGGTCAATGTTATTGTCAATAGTTGGAGATGGATGCTCCAAATTATCACTATAAAATTGACCTATATTAAGCACGTTACTTGAGACAGTCGGTGTCCTTTGTCtggtattattaatattattattactcGAGTCAGATCTTCCGATTCGACCACTCTTTTGGTTCCATTGCGATGACATATCCAAATTGGGTACAATTTCATGAATGGTAGAATTATTTGGTCCATTGGAAGGATGTTGCGGGATATAATAGGGTTTGGGTTTCTGGTTAGATGTAAAAGGGATTGGTTTAAAATCCTGCATCTCGtaatcataatcatcatcatcattattattatcataatgATTATATCGGTTTCTTTTGGTagcattatcattaaaattgtcattattattgttttcattagtattattatttattttatttgagGCATTTTCTGCTAAATAATCATTCAAAGCAGCTGAATTAGAGTTGTTACTTTTATTTGCATTctcatttttgtttttgtttttgtttatcGATTCTTCCCAAACTGGTGAAGGTACAGACATGGCCAAGTCATTCCTTGAAATGTTGCAACGAAAAAtgtcaattttattttcagcttacaattttgaatttatttatccattgtattgaaattaattgatgacAGATTGAATATTCAGTCtgtttttctaatttttcagtcTGATTTTAGAAAATGTGACTGTTCTTTAAAGATGTTTGGGTGGTTCATATTTACACCCAGacattgaaaatttaatttgaaaaccAATAAAAAAATCGATTTTTCTCTTGAAACATTTCCCTGAAAAAATAACTCGGGAAATACTGTCGATGACGCGAGAAAATCTTGGAAATTTCACAATATCGATATTTTCCACGTAATAAGCAAATAGGCGGAAATGGTAAGTATGCTGTCCAAGGGCGGTTAACCATTGAGGAAATACGAAACAATGATAGATATGCAGAATAATCGTAGAAGTAGAGTAGATTTCAACTTGTTCTTATATATTGGCTTTTTagatttttttatatttgttAAATAAGTGAACAAAAACATCGATCAAAAATGGCTCCAGGTAAGAAAGTTGCTCCAGCTCCATTTGGTGCTAAATCCACCAAGTCTTCTAAGGCTAAGAACCCATTGACTCACTCTACTCCAAAGAACTTTGGTATTGGTCAATCCATTCAACCAAAGAGAAACTTGTCCAGATACGTCAAATGGCCAGAATATGTTAGATTACAAAGACAAAAGAAGATCTTATCTATCAGATTGAAGGTTCCACCAACCATTGCTCAATTCCAATACACTTTGGACAGAAACACTGCTTCTgaaactttcaaattattcaacAAATACAGACCAGAATCTTCAGCtgaaaagaaggaaagaTTAACTAAGGAAGCTGCTGCCATTGCTGAAGGTAAGACTAGACAAGAAGCTTCTCCAAAGCCATATGCTGTTAAGTTTGGTTTGAACCATGTTGTCTCTTTGATTGAAAACAAGAAGGCTAAGTTAGTTTTGATCGCTAATGATGTTGACCCAATTGAATTGGTTATTTTCTTACCAGCTTTATGTAAGAAGATGGGTGTTCCATACGCCATTGTCAAGGGTAAGGCTAGATTAGGTACTTTAGTTAACCAAAAGACTTCTGCTGTCGCTGCTTTGACTGAAGTTAGAtctgaagatgaagctGCTTTAGCTAAGTTGGTTTCTACCATTGATGCTAACTTTGCTGACAAATACGATGAAGTTAAGAAGCACTGGGGTGGTGGTATCATGGGCAACAAAGCTCAAGCTAAGATTGCCAAGAAGGCCAAAGCTTCTGAATCCGCTTAAGTGGTTTgaaatatcaagaaatatttttaatttgcATGTAatttagtattatttttatatattttaaaaacttaagagaataaataataaaaaccAATAAAAACTCAATAAGTAAGTAGGAATACAGCAACTTATGTATAGGTAAGGTAATGTCTAACGATAAATGAGGTGAGAAGATTAATTGCAATCGGCAAGTTTCAAATGAGTGTTTCGTGTACGACATTCTATCTTTAGAAGTATTCTATAGACCTAGCTTTGTACTAAGCTATTAAGAGGATATGCAAATGGATGTAATGATACAAATCCGGACGGTTCACTTACATCGAAAGAGTTATCTTGGAATGTATGTCAGCATGCCTATATATgcatatttttatttatcgAAACACACGCGTGTAATCACAATAATCAGTACACTTTCCTGAACTAAAACTCTATGGTATTTATTAGGTCGTCTATTTTTTGTGACATATCTGCAAGTTGAAATTGCATTTCTTGGAACCGAGCATTGATTGCGTAATtagatttcaaataaaatctAGAAAGTAAAAGAGACTTCATCAGTAACAATCTTGAATAGCTAAATAAATAAGGTAGTTTTGTTAAGCTTGTAGACTTCTCGGGGAAGGCCTGTATATTCGATATTGAATCCATATTAATTGATTGTTCGGATTCTTCTTCGAGCTCATTGagattaaataataattcctTAATTGAATCAGCACAAACCAAGACTGTCTGTAACGGTAATGTTGATAGTGAGGAACTTGATTGTTCATCCATGGTggaaattgatttattcaataaagcAAGCATTGTTTGATCGTATTTATTACCTTGGTAACATATACCGTACAGTTTAGAGGATAACGTAAGCACTTTGGACGGGATATCACTATCCAATCCTGTCACATCTCCAATGGATTGTTCGAGAATGTCTACTCTAGCTTCCAACAAGTCAAGAATCTCGCTTATATTCTCTTTCATGTTCCCAATTGTATTACCATGTGCTTTAGTAGCGAGCAAAGTTTTACCGGTGTTTTTGGTCGAATTctagaaatatatattggCTTGTACTTCCACTTTGAAGATCGTTATAGTCTTAAGAATTGATTGTTATAAGAAAACATTGGAAGCTTGATAGCGCCGCTATAAATAAACCCATATATTCATATCACGTGCAAAAATGCCATTGGAGTCTCAGATATAATTCAGGAGCTGATTGTGTTGTccctatatatataccacACGGGAATAAGAATCCAACAGGAATTAATTATTTCCGCTTCTTTTAAGTACAAACAAACAGACAGTGGCCGTACGTAGGTGATAAACGGACAAATATTTAATCTACGTGATAATTCAAAGGAAAACGAGCGAGAGGGAGTAACAGGGAAATAATGGCACCCATTTTCTTAAATATACATGGAAGAAACGCAGCAGTAGTAATCTCCTCAACTTTAGGAAGAACCCATTCTTAAGTATAAAGTTTAttctgaagaagatgagCGAAGGCTATGTTGCAGTCTCTTCAGATCTAATATTCGTTTTGGTTTTCTTGGATCATAATGCgatgtaaatattttggtaGCATCAAGATCAGACAATAACCATTTCCCATGTATAACTGTAAAACCACCAAACAGTAGTACAATCAATCTTTTTGATAGTTATATTGATCAACTACCTTTATGCGAGAGAGATTTTACTGGCATACTCCCAAGAAGGATGTATGGGAAAAAAACTCCGTCATGGCATGTGCCTCATATTTAACTAAATTGGATTGGAATTATAAAACCAGTGCAGAAGAGCAAAAACAGCTACAATTTTATTCCACTCTATGCGATTATAAACCTGCCTTAGGTAGTTGGTCTCTTTGCATATATGGAATGTTAAATGACAAAGGCATGAATCCAAATAATAGTACGTTTGAGAAATGTTTAGAATCTTTGCAAGGTTTATGTTCATTATCGAATTCTACTACTGCCAATCTGACAATAGGTCAATATCATAATGTCTTGAACAATGCTACACGTTTTGCAATACCCGAACCTACTGACAGTACTAGGCCCATCGAGTACCCCGTGGCAATGAACCAGACTTTCAGATCAAGATATGGAGAAGCTTTCCATACTCATGCATATAACCTTGATATAAGTAACTATTATGGGCTTCTTCTCTGTTCATACTTCctatttgtattattagtaGCAAGCTGTTTCCAATATTGGGATCGTACAGGATTCAACGCCGTCTTATTTAAAcataaattcttcaattacATTAGGGGCCATTTCCTTCTACCCACACTACTCAAGAATCATGCAAACTATActaatttcaaatccatTACCCTTGGACTATTTCCAACAAGATTGGAAACCGCCTACTTATTCGGATACCAATTGACACATCTCATATTTATATGTATAGATTATAATTATGACCCCTATAATTTGCtattcaaatcaaaatcattacaAAGAATACGTTTCTTTGCCGATAGAACAGGAATAATGGCATTTGCACAACTCCCATTAATCATTTTGTTTAGTACaagaaacaatatatttgaatatttcacaggtttcaaatattccaCTTTCATAATGTTCCATAAATGGATCGGTAGAACAATGGTCCTTGATCTAATATTACATGCCTTTGCATATACCATATATGCAGTAAACTATAAGAACTTGAGTCACTCGAGTAAACAATCGTATTTCCAGTTCGGTATAGTAGCATGTTTCATCGCTatactaatgataatattatctATAGGTTTAATTAGGAAAAATTTCTATGAAACTTTCCTTTATTCACATATAATATTGGCtatattgtttttctaTTCATGTTGGAAGCATGTGGAAAAACTTGGTTGGAAAGAATGGATTTTCAGCTCATTAGCTATTTGGGCCATGGAAAGAATATTCCGTCTAATACAATTGTTAAATTTCGGTGCCCCACTTGCtaaatttcaattataCGGCAAGGATCTCATTAGAATAACGATACCGAAAACTCCCAAGATGAATTGGAATGGTCGACCCGGTCAATATGGGTTTCTATACGTTTTACATCCTTTGATCTTTTGGCAATCACATCCTTTCACATTTATAGATGCTGATGACCATTTAATTATCGTTGCAAGAGCTAAAACTGGAGCCACTCATACcattttcaaacaattgGTCAAACAAGGTGGATCTACACAATTTCATGTCTCAATAGAAGGCCCATATGGGACACCAACAAATTTGCATCATTTTACgaatgtattattattagctGGAGGTAGTGGGCTACCGGGACTCCTTGACCATGCTTCCATTTTAGCACAAGATGcattgaaatcaaataaaattgtaTACATTACATTAATATTGGTGGTTCGTGGCCatgatatattaaaagcatttaaaaaggaaatattaGCATTAAAACCattgaaaattaatttaattatatatgataCTGCCCTACAACTAGCCGGATTTGGAGAAGCTACACCAAATTCAGATTCTACGAATTCATTTCATGAACCATTGTTACAATCAACGTCAAATATTCTGAAAGATTTGCAAGGATCTGCTATTATCTATTATAAAAGGCCTAATTTGGAGAAAGTCCTGAGTGATGCATGTGATGAGAATAAAGGGTTAGCTATCGTGTGCTGCGGGCCTCCTAGTTTTGTAGATATAGTTAGAAATAATACTGCAAAACAAGTACTCAAACATCCTAATAAGGCAATTCAATACTTTGAAGAATTCCAATGTTGGTAAATTAACTAAACAAATGCATACATagaacaaaaataataaaagcATATACTTTGTAAACTGTATAAATTACATCATACCATACTTAGCACATCCTTCTTATATAGGAAAcgtaaatatatatgttgTTTATTACTACGATTTTACAACAGTGTAACTCATCATTTCCGGATCAAGTCAAGCGATGAGTTTCTCTCTTCTCCAATAGTCTATAAAGTATATAAGCAGTAAGTATTAAAAAATTGCTTTAAAGGACagtttaaagaaatattagGAAAAAacagatatatataagatatATCTTAAActgatatattaatatgatTGTAGATATACAGAATATATAAACGTAGAAACTTACTTTGtggatattattattaacgAAAAAATTTTTAACAGAAAAAcatgaagaaagaaaatcgTCAAATTGTCATTAGATGATAGCACGGATCACCATCTATCTATTTACCAAGCATTCTCTTGTATAATGGCTTGTCATCACTAGCCATAGCATTAACATCATAGTCAGCATCTCTTCTAGATGGTGGAACCCATTGGGCAGATTTCCATGGTAAGACACCTTCTTCCCACATAGTGTTTacttcttctaatgttAAACCTTTAGTTTCTGgaacaaataaaaacacATATACCCAGGCAAAACATAGACAACCCATGAAAACATAACCGTAGTAGAAATCGATAGCACCAGTGATAAATGGAGTGAAGAAACCTAGTAAGAAATTCCAGAACCAATTGGCTGCGATAGCTAACGACATACCCTTAGCTTTGATTCTTAATGGGAAGGATTCAGAAACAATAACATAAGCACATGGAGCCCAAGTGGTAGCAAaacagaaaatgaagaacaTAGTGAAACAAATCATACAGTTACCAGCGCCCTTAGAAGATGGTTGATCTTTACCATTTGGCCATAATCTGGTGACACCGACGGAAGCGAAGACAACCATACAACAAATCATACCGGCAGCACCCCATAATAGACAAGTACGACGGCCAAATCTATCAACAATGTAAATAGCTGGGAAGGTGGAGACAAAATTGACGACACCAATAATGACAGATGTTTGGAACCCATCATTTAGCCCCACAGAGGCAAAAATCAAAGTACCGTAGAAAAAGAAGTAGTTAGCACCAGTCAATTGTTGTAATGTTTGAATCATAATACCCATAATGACACGATGGAGGACCTTACCCTTGGTTTGAAACAATTCACCCCATGAGGCAGAACCAGCGGCCTTTTCAAGTTCAACACCTGCAGTCAAGAACTCAACTTCAGCGATAACGGATGGATCGTCAACTGAGACCTTGTTTGATCTAGCTACAGAACGTCTGGCTTCATCGAATTGACTGACTTCGATTAAGAAACGTGGAGATTCTGGGACGAAAAGCATGGCAGCAATCATAAATAAGGCCCAAGCAAAACCTAAACCTAATGGAACTCTCCATTGAACAGAGTTAGAGTAGTTTCTGGTACCATAATTAGTACAGTAACCTAAGAAAATACCTAAGGTAATCATCAATTGGTAACATGAGACTAAAGTACCTCTGACATGTTTTGGAGAAACTTCGGAAATCAATAATGGAGAATAGACGGCAATACCACCAACACCCATACCAGAGATAATTCTACCGATAAAGTATTGGTACCATTTGTCAATAGAAGCGATTGAGATGACTAAACCGACCATATAGACAATGGTAACAAAAACTAATGCCTTCCTACGACCGTAAATATCACCTAATCTGGAAAACGCTAGACCACCAATAGCACAACcgatattgaaaatagctaataataaaccaGTTCTAACCTTAGACAAATAATAAGTACCATCAGCACGTTGTTGACCGAATCTTCTAATCCAATCAGTTTGAGAAACGAAACCGGAAATGGTACCAGTATCCCAACCGTAAACGTAACCACCAAAGGCGATCATTAAACATAAAATTGAGACGGTAACATATTCAGAGGCTGGTTTCTTTGGCATTTCAGCAGGAGGGATATTTACATCATTGAAACCCTTATTTTCCTCCTCTTCACCTTTATTCGATGGAGCCTCCATTATTGAATGGGAACCCGATTCAGATGGTTGACTTTGAAAGTCATTATTAACTCTTTTTGGACCAATTGTTGGATCCGTAATAGGAACTTGGgaatccatttttttgttaatttttattttttggaGAAAATTTGTTTGCTTGCGAATGTATTAGTTTTAGTTTGtaattgaaaagtttaaTGAATGTGAATCAACTTTTctttgatgatattttttattttctaattgtaAACTgagaggaagaaaattgaaTCTCGAAAAAATTTCTAATAAGATAAAGATTTTATTCTGCTTTTATATCTAACTTTTCGCCCATCGATGTGTTAAACTATCGAGGTTGAATTATTCACCATACCCCACACTGAATTCTCCAGTTCGAACTGaatctttcttctttttcagCCTTGTTCTTTCTTAGTATCATGTATAACAAACTCGAGCAAAGAATTTCAGCGATGGCATCTTTGCTCTCGAGACCATACCATTTTTTCTCCTCGTTGTggtttttgtttcttttttttgcaCGTAATCTTTCTTATTCTCGACAGAATGCATTGTGTTCTACCCTTTTCTTTTGACATATTACTTTTTCTACGTAATGACTTGACATCTTCGAAGAGAGGAGGCGATGGACAGCAATTTGTTTGTCGCATTTCTTACTTTGGAGGAAGGGCTCTGGGTGGAGATATCCCCCTTGCTGGATTGGTACTGGTGCTGGAGGGGTAACCATCTCCCCTTACAGCACCTACGTAAGTTACAGGCGGGCTGGGGATTGTCCCGAGAATATCCGATAGCGAGAGAGAGGGGAATACAGAGGGTAACAGCA
Coding sequences within:
- the ATG10 gene encoding E2-like conjugating enzyme (similar to Saccharomyces cerevisiae ATG10 (YLL042C); ancestral locus Anc_4.12): MISHEEYKQQLKNLYESTGFQEWGKCKHIHLSPSYDWLSINADFPSNPNISPEQQDFAHLELKIVYSVVYKEPQLLLRVWKYAVDETGITVKVPVFPPDIKDFLNLPAWIQINLDIHSHDGLAETWYFIHPCDTSEIVGMCHHEKYLERWTSTFVSSLLP
- the FPS1 gene encoding Fps1p (similar to Saccharomyces cerevisiae FPS1 (YLL043W); ancestral locus Anc_4.10) is translated as MSVPSPVWEESINKNKNKNENANKSNNSNSAALNDYLAENASNKINNNTNENNNNDNFNDNATKRNRYNHYDNNNDDDDYDYEMQDFKPIPFTSNQKPKPYYIPQHPSNGPNNSTIHEIVPNLDMSSQWNQKSGRIGRSDSSNNNINNTRQRTPTVSSNVLNIGQFYSDNLEHPSPTIDNNIDQLRVRRSSNTTNTINNNDGNVNISRTNTNRSAIQDYDDAHEKNNVPIIVKPKTLYQNPQTPTVLPSTYHPINRWSIVKNSYLKEFLAEFMGTMVMIIYGSAVVCQVLAAGKYQQKQFNDALNELQGDADVDTGSIKIIQTLENLVSSVSGGTFDDIALGWAGAVVMGYFCAGGSAISGAHLNPSITIANFIYRGFPAQKVPIYIGAQLLGAFCGALILFIYYKEVIVQTYEEWWKTEAVASMFCVVPKPYLSSSRQFISEFLCGAMLQAGVFGITDPYTCLSSDLFPLMMFILIFMINASLAYQTGTAMNMARDLGPRLALYAVGFDRKMLWVAHHHFFWVPIVSPIIGAIAGGLAYDVCIYQGHESPVNWPLAVYKEMLLKLWFRRPGWSHRTKARTTSELSGFSYGEDELNDNISAIRSTLSDNKFNKKKKPVNEEDMPEKAVQFKSVHRVERTDAGIPTILEEQESIETTSLDAVHSASTSSFD
- the RPL8B gene encoding 60S ribosomal protein eL8 (similar to Saccharomyces cerevisiae RPL8A (YHL033C) and RPL8B (YLL045C); ancestral locus Anc_4.8), with the translated sequence MAPGKKVAPAPFGAKSTKSSKAKNPLTHSTPKNFGIGQSIQPKRNLSRYVKWPEYVRLQRQKKILSIRLKVPPTIAQFQYTLDRNTASETFKLFNKYRPESSAEKKERLTKEAAAIAEGKTRQEASPKPYAVKFGLNHVVSLIENKKAKLVLIANDVDPIELVIFLPALCKKMGVPYAIVKGKARLGTLVNQKTSAVAALTEVRSEDEAALAKLVSTIDANFADKYDEVKKHWGGGIMGNKAQAKIAKKAKASESA
- the LDB18 gene encoding Ldb18p, whose amino-acid sequence is MKENISEILDLLEARVDILEQSIGDVTGLDSDIPSKVLTLSSKLYGICYQGNKYDQTMLALLNKSISTMDEQSSSSLSTLPLQTVLVCADSIKELLFNLNELEEESEQSINMDSISNIQAFPEKSTSLTKLPYLFSYSRLLLMKSLLLSRFYLKSNYAINARFQEMQFQLADMSQKIDDLINTIEF
- the FRE6 gene encoding putative ferric-chelate reductase, yielding MRERFYWHTPKKDVWEKNSVMACASYLTKLDWNYKTSAEEQKQLQFYSTLCDYKPALGSWSLCIYGMLNDKGMNPNNSTFEKCLESLQGLCSLSNSTTANLTIGQYHNVLNNATRFAIPEPTDSTRPIEYPVAMNQTFRSRYGEAFHTHAYNLDISNYYGLLLCSYFLFVLLVASCFQYWDRTGFNAVLFKHKFFNYIRGHFLLPTLLKNHANYTNFKSITLGLFPTRLETAYLFGYQLTHLIFICIDYNYDPYNLLFKSKSLQRIRFFADRTGIMAFAQLPLIILFSTRNNIFEYFTGFKYSTFIMFHKWIGRTMVLDLILHAFAYTIYAVNYKNLSHSSKQSYFQFGIVACFIAILMIILSIGLIRKNFYETFLYSHIILAILFFYSCWKHVEKLGWKEWIFSSLAIWAMERIFRLIQLLNFGAPLAKFQLYGKDLIRITIPKTPKMNWNGRPGQYGFLYVLHPLIFWQSHPFTFIDADDHLIIVARAKTGATHTIFKQLVKQGGSTQFHVSIEGPYGTPTNLHHFTNVLLLAGGSGLPGLLDHASILAQDALKSNKIVYITLILVVRGHDILKAFKKEILALKPLKINLIIYDTALQLAGFGEATPNSDSTNSFHEPLLQSTSNILKDLQGSAIIYYKRPNLEKVLSDACDENKGLAIVCCGPPSFVDIVRNNTAKQVLKHPNKAIQYFEEFQCW
- the NDAI0D05010 gene encoding sugar porter family MFS transporter, translated to MDSQVPITDPTIGPKRVNNDFQSQPSESGSHSIMEAPSNKGEEEENKGFNDVNIPPAEMPKKPASEYVTVSILCLMIAFGGYVYGWDTGTISGFVSQTDWIRRFGQQRADGTYYLSKVRTGLLLAIFNIGCAIGGLAFSRLGDIYGRRKALVFVTIVYMVGLVISIASIDKWYQYFIGRIISGMGVGGIAVYSPLLISEVSPKHVRGTLVSCYQLMITLGIFLGYCTNYGTRNYSNSVQWRVPLGLGFAWALFMIAAMLFVPESPRFLIEVSQFDEARRSVARSNKVSVDDPSVIAEVEFLTAGVELEKAAGSASWGELFQTKGKVLHRVIMGIMIQTLQQLTGANYFFFYGTLIFASVGLNDGFQTSVIIGVVNFVSTFPAIYIVDRFGRRTCLLWGAAGMICCMVVFASVGVTRLWPNGKDQPSSKGAGNCMICFTMFFIFCFATTWAPCAYVIVSESFPLRIKAKGMSLAIAANWFWNFLLGFFTPFITGAIDFYYGYVFMGCLCFAWVYVFLFVPETKGLTLEEVNTMWEEGVLPWKSAQWVPPSRRDADYDVNAMASDDKPLYKRMLGK